The Augochlora pura isolate Apur16 unplaced genomic scaffold, APUR_v2.2.1 APUR_unplaced_6468, whole genome shotgun sequence DNA window TTGTTTTAGACTTGATCGCTGTGAAACCACATATGTCACCCAGCGTTgatgaaatcattttaaaagagGGCGATCCTTTGCGGCTAATATGCTCTGGAAATTCAAACATATTCTTCGCTTATCCCATTCACGGAGTAGACGTTGTAAGTGATGAAGTAATAAGATGCGGTAAAACTTTGAAGTTAAACTGTtcataatatagaaaataattgtagcgTATGCTTTAAAAACAGGAAGAAACAGTCTACTCTCATACATCGCCTCtcgaaataaacaaatatcgaGATGAAAATGGTACCTACTGGTACGAGTTTTATCGACCGAATACAATCTCCGGGGACACTGAGTGGTATGGTTGTTCATATAAAGCCATTACATACGTAAGTCGCAATTATTCCGACACTGATGTCAGCTGGGTTTATGTGTATGTCGAATGTAAGTGTACTTcggatttatattaaattgtacaaggttctgaaaatattgtaatgtaaataaatctgTAGCGATTTTTGTAACATCGAACTGCTGGGACTAAGGAGTTGAATTGTTAT harbors:
- the LOC144478024 gene encoding uncharacterized protein LOC144478024, producing the protein MSPSVDEIILKEGDPLRLICSGNSNIFFAYPIHGVDVEETVYSHTSPLEINKYRDENGTYWYEFYRPNTISGDTEWYGCSYKAITYVSRNYSDTDVSWVYVYVESEDVHLVARKYLRKVEVAAGEDVIIPCRPTSPDAEVNITKFIRAEVFDCLKKIVASTSRSN